GTTGCCACCAACCCACTCTACAGCCCCCGCGAAATCGAGCATCAGCTCAACGACGCGGGCGTAGAGTACATGGTGGTCATGAGCAACTACTACGAGCGCATCAAAGAGGTGCAACCCAAGACCCAACTGAAGCGGCTGGTCGTCACCAACCTCAAAGAAACCTTGCCGCCGGTTCTCCGCTTCCTCTTTACCCTCACCCAAGAGAAAAAGGGCGGCTTTCGCGTCACCTTGCGCGACAACGACGTGTGGATGCAGGATCTCATTGCCGCTCACCAGCCTGCCGACCGCCCCAAAGTCGCCGTAGGGCCGGAAGACGTCGCGCTCTTCCAATACACCGGCGGCACGACCGGGCTTTCCAAAGGCGCGGTGGCGCTGCACCGCAATCTGGTAGCCAACACTCTGCAAATCAAAAACTGGGTGCCCAACCTCGAAGAGGGCAACGAAGTCGTGCTGATGGCCATCCCGCTCTTCCACGTTTACGGCATGGTCTCCGGCATGTTGTTCGGCATTGCCTCCGGCGCCACGCTGGTCATGGTGCCCGACCCGCGCAATTTGAAAGATGTTTTGGGCAACATCCAGAAATACCACGCCTCGATTTTCCCCGGGGTACCCACCCTCTACAACGCCATCAACAACTACCCCGAGGTGGTGGCTGGCAAATACGACCTGAGCAGCATCAAAGTCTGCATCTCCGGCTCGGCCCCGCTGATGCGGGAAACCAAAGAGAAATTCGAAGCCCTCACCGGCGGTAAAGTCTTCGAGGGCTATGGCCTCTCGGAAGCCCCCACCGCCACCCACTGCAACCCTGTGCTGGGCGAAAACCGCACCGGCTCCATCGGCCTGCCACTGCCCGATGTGGATGCCAAAATCATCAGCCTGGACGACGGCAAAACCGAACTGCCAACCGGCGAGGTGGGCGAATTAGTCATCCACGGCCCGCAGGTGATGAAGGGCTACCATAACATGCCCACCGAAACCGCCAACGTGCTGCGCCAGTGGGAAGACGGCCAGGTCTGGCTCTTCACCGGCGACATTGCCTACATGGATGAAGACGGCTATTTCTACATCGTCGACCGCAAGAAAGAGGTTATCAAGCCCGGCGGTTACCAGGTGTGGCCGCGAGAAGTGGAAGAAGTCATCGCCGCCCACCCCGACGTGCTGGAAGTCGCCGTGGCCGGCATTCCCGACCCCTACCGCGGGGAAACCGTGAAAGCGTGGATTGTCCCCAAGCCCGGCAAGAGCCTCACAGCCGAGGAAATCAAAACCTGGTGCCGCGACCGGCTGGCAAAATTCAAGGTGCCCACCCACGTGGAATTCCGCAACGAACTGCCGAAAACCACTGTGGGCAAGATTTTGCGGCGCGAACTGGTGCGCCAGCACCTGGAAGCCGAGCAGCAGGAGAAAAACGGCTGATCGCCTCTCGCTTTGCCTTGACCAGGGAGCAGCCAACCAGGGCTGCTCCTTGCACTTTTTCCCAACGCCTGTCATTTGCTTGACGTAGGGGGCGGGGGGTGTTATCCTTGGTGCGCATCGGAGGCACGGACAACCGCAGCCAAAGAGCACTACCCAAGGCGGCGGCCGAGGGGCCGCTGCAAATTTTTTGTAAGGAGATAGTAAGCATGTCTGAACGTTACATCGGTACGGTCAAATGGTTCAATGCGACCAAGGGCTTCGGCTTTATTGGGCGCGAGGATGGCGAGGACGTTTTCGTTCACTATAGCGCCATCCAGATGGACGGCTACCGCTCCCTGGAAGAAGGCCAAAAAGTGGAATTCTCCATCGAGCAGGGCCCGAAAGGATTGCAGGCTGCCAACGTTGTGCCTCTCTAAACGACGACGCACATCCCTCAGCCCGTCTTCGGACGGGCTGTTTCGTTTTAAAGGGCATTGAAGCCAAAGCATTCCCACGACCGCACCGCAGCCCAAGCGCGCCGCTTCCTTCCTCACCACAAAACAGCCGTTTTTATGCTAAGATGAGGACACAGCACGCTGGATTCCCTGGTCTGATGATTCCTTCTCTGGAGGCGCATCATGCGTAAAGAAATCCGTTCCATCAATCCCTTTTCTGCCGGCAAAGTCGGCTGCCTGTTGGGCGGGCTGCTAACCGCCATTTTTGGCTGTTTCTTCCTCTTCCTGCCCATGGTCGCCATGCCCGGCCTGCTGGCATCTGCCGCGCCAGACCAATCGAGCGCGCTGCACATGCTGGGCGGCGGCCTGGTAGGAGCCCTCGCGATCTACATCGCCGTCATCCTCATCGAGGCCGTGGCGATAGCCGTCGTTTGGCTCATCGGCGCTTTGATTTACAACCTGGTGGCAAAAATTGCCGGGGGCTTAGAAATCGACCTCGACGCCGACTAAAAAACAGGCCTCACCGAGGGCGGCATCAGCCTGTCGGGCTTATAATAGCAGCATCCCGTTTCCAGGAGGCACCCATGCATCCTCGCCAGCGCCGCCTGCAAGCAGCATTGCAGCGCGCCCAACTGGACGCCCTCGCGCTCAACCCCGGCCCCTCGCTGGTTTATCTCACCGGCCTGCGCTTTCACCTCATGGAACGGCCCGTGGTGGCCTTTTTCACCGCCACAGGCCAGCAGACCATCGTGCTGCCGCGGCTGGAAGCCCCCAAAGTGGCCGACCGGGGGGATATTCAGCCTTTCTTCTACGACGAAGACCCCGCCCACTGGCACGACGCCTTCCGCAGCGCGATGGAGGCCTTAGGGCTTCAGCAAGCCCGCATTGGGGTGGAACCCGACCGCCTGCGGGTGCTGGAACTGCGTTTTCTGGAAGCCGCCGCGCCCCACGCGGTTTTCCCATCGGCTGCTAAAATCATCGCAGCCCTGCGGGTGAGCAAAGACGCAGAGGAAATCGCCGCGATGGAATACGCCGTGCACATCGCGCAGGAAGCCCTCACCGCCACACTGCAGACCTTCCGCGTGGGCATGACCGAAAAAGCACTGGCCGCCGAACTGGTGGCGCAGTTGCTCCGCCACGGTTCTGAGCCAGAATTGCCCTTCCAGCCCATCGTGGCAGCAGGCCCCAACAGCGCCAACCCCCATGCCGTGCCCACCGACCGCCCCATCCAGCCCGGCGATTTACTCATCATCGACTGGGGCGCCACCCATCAGGGTTATTTTTCCGACCTCACCCGCACGTTCGCCATCGGCGAGGTAGATGAGGAACTGGCACACATCGCGGCCATCGTGCAGCAGGCCAACGCCGCAGGGCGGGAAGCCGCCCGCCCTGGCATTCCCGCCGGCGAGGTGGACAAAGCCGCCCGCGGAGTCATCGCCGCGGCGGGCTATGGCGGCTATTTCACCCACCGCACCGGCCACGGGCTGGGCATGGATGCCCACGAGCGACCATTCATTTTTGCCGACAATGACGAGGCACTGCGCCCCGGCATGGTGTTCACCGTGGAGCCCGGCATCTACCTGCCCGGCCGCGGCGGTGCGCGGGTGGAAGACGATGTCGTCATCACCGCCGATGGCGCGCGCAGCCTGAGCGATTTTCCACGCGGCCTTCAGCGGCTGGGATAGCCGCGCATCAGCCCGCGGCGCGGCGTTTGCGCCGAACAAAGCACCACAAAACGAGCAACCACCCGCCCGCTTTAACCCATTGCCCTGGTCAGGCAATGGGTTTGATTTTTCCAGAAAGCATCAAAAAAAGAGGCACCAGGAACTCGCCTTCAGCAGCAACACGGCTGCCACCGCCCCCATGAAAACGCCCACCAGCAAAGGCGCCAGCGGCGGCGTGTCGGTTTCCAGCATGGCGACCTCGGGTTGCCGCGGGTCGTAGTGCACTTCCACCGTGCTGCCGGGAGCATAACGCGCTACCGCGGCTTCGGCCAAGGCTTTGTTGCTAAAAACCAACACCCCTTTAGGGCCTACCGATACCCTTCATAGGGCTTGCCCAACACACTGTAAGCGTACTTCACCACCACGAAATACACTTCAGGCCTGGATGCAAAAACGCGATGCATTCGAGAGCGAATTACCTCTACGGACTTCTGCACCTCCGCCTCGGTAATCGTGCCCACCGCGGTGGGCCAGCGGCGGCTTGCGCTGGCTTGCCGGCAGGTGTAACCATACCACCCCACCAAAGCGATACCAAACAACGCCAGCACGCCAGCCGCCGCCTGGGCCAACCACCAGCAGGAAGTCCCCATGGCAACGGCTCCGCTCAATCGACCAGCTTCGCCGCGCGCAGGGTATTTTTCAGCAGCATGGCGATGGTCATCGGCCCCACACCACCTGGCACCGGCGTGATGGCCGCGGCTATCTCTTTCACCTCCTCAAAGGCCACATCGCCCACCAGGCGATACCCCTTCTTCGCGGTGGGGTCTTCCACCCGGTTCACGCCAACGTCGATGACCACCGCGCCGGGCTTTACCCAATCGCCGCGCACCATGGCCGCGCGCCCTACCGCGGCGATGAGCACGTCGGCTTCCCGCGTCACCGCAGGCAAATCGCGCGTGCGGGAATGGCACACCGTGACCGTGGCATTACGGCGCAGGAGCAAAAGCGACACCGGCATCCCCACAATGTTGGAACGCCCCAGCACCACCGCGCGGGCGCCTTCCAGGGTGACGCCCGCCTCTTCCAACAGCACCATGATGCCCGCGGGCGTGCAGGGCACGAACAGCGGCTCGCGGCCTTTTTGCGCCAGGCGGCCAATGTTGAGGGGGTGGAAGCCGTCTACATCCTTTTCCAGCCGGATACGCCCTAACACCTTTTCCTCATCCAGCCCGGCGGGCAGGGGGAGTTGCACCAAAATGCCGTGGATTGCAGGGTCGGCATTCAGACGTTCCACCAGGGCTTCGACTTCCTCTTGCGAGGCATCGGCGGGAAGTTCGTAGCCAAAGGAGTTGATGCCCACCTGTTCACAGGCTTTGTGCTTCATACGGACATAGATTTGGGAAGCCGGGTTGTCGCCCACCAGCACGGTCGCCAGGCCGGGGCGGGGCAGGCCGTTTCCCACACGTTGCTGCACTTCCGCGGCAATCTGCGCCCGAATGCGCTCGGCAACGGCCTTTCCGTCGATGATTTTCGCAGTCATGGGGTGTCCTCCATCTCAAGCAAACGGCGGCGCAGCAAGTTGAGCACCATGTTGGTAGCCCAGTTAGGCGCCATTTGGGGCGGACCGCCGAAGTGGAATTCGCGCAATTCATCGCCTTCCGGGCGCGCCAGCACCACGTGGCAGCGATTGGCGCCCTCGGCTGGGAACAAACTGACGCCCACCGCCCAATCGGCCTCGCGCACATCACAACATGCCCGCGTGCGGGTCGCCAAAACCTCCGGCGAAAGCGGGTCGGCTTCCATTTTGCCGCCCAGGAACCCCGCGACGTGCCCCACCCGCTGAAGCAACAATCCTCCCAACCCGGCTTCCAACACCGTAAAGGTCAAGCCGAGTGCGGCAAACTGCTTCGAGAGCACGCTTTCCAGCGTTTCGCCATCTGCGCCGTAAATGCGGGTGCCGAGGCGGCGACGCAGTTCGGCTTCCACCTCGGCAATCATCTCCTGCGCGACTTCTTCGCTTTCGGCCTTGGCCGTGATGCGGATATCTACTTGGCCGGGGTGGGCGAGCAGCCCCACGGTGGGGTTGCTCAGGCGCTCCAGGTCGCCGATTTGCTCATCGAGCGCGCTTTCGGGCATCCCCGCGGTGTGCAGCACGCGGGCAAGGATGACACCGCGCAGGTTGAAGCGCCGCTGCAAATAGGGCAGCACTTCGTGGGTGAAAAGGTATTCCATTTCGCGCGGCACGCCGGGCAGGGAAATCACCACGCCGTCGGGGGTTTCCACCGCGAAGGCAGGTGCAGTGCCCACGGGGTTGTGAATGGCCTGCGCGCCCTGAGGAATGAACGCCTGCCGCCGGTTGTTTTCGGTGGGCTGGCGGCCATATTGGGCAAAGCGCTCCTGAATGGCCTTCCACAGTTCGGGGCGGAATTCCAGCGGCACGCCCACCGCGTCGGCCACAGCCTGGCGGGTGGGGTCGTCCACTGTGGGGCCAAGGCCGCCGGTGGTAATCACGATGTCGGCGCGGTCGAGGGCTTCCCGCACGGCCTGGGCAATGCGCGCCGCGTTGTCGCCCACGGTGGTGGTGCGGTAAAGGTCAATGCCTGCGTCGCGCAAGCGGCGGGCGATGTAGCGGCTGTTGGTGTCGACAATTTCGCCCAGCAACAACTCGGTTCCGATGGTGAGAATCTCAGCACTTGGCATAAAAACTCGCTTTGGGGTAGTCGGGTAGTCAGACAGTCTGGTAGTCAGATGGTCGGGGGTCAAACGACGTTGTATTCCTCGATGAGGCGGCCTTCGGTGAAGCGGGCGAGGTCGAGGGTGGAGACGTCGACCGTTTTAGCCTGGCCGTCGAGGATGATTTCGGTCATCAGTTTGCCCGCCACCGGGCCATGCATGAAGCCGTGGCCGGAGAAACCGGCGCAAACGTAGAAGCCTTCCACCGGCGTTTTGCCGAAAATCGGGTGCGCGTCGGGGGTGACTTCGTAGAGGCCCGCCACCCGGGAAACCGCGCCGGCGCGTTCCAGCAGCGGGAAGCGCTCGATGGCGGCCTCCATGTGCACCAGTTCCCAATCGGGGTCCACGACCTGGCTGAAGCCGGGTTTTTCGTTGGGGTTGGACATGCCAGTCAGCAGCCCCTCGCCCTCGGGGTGGAAGTAGAGGCTTTGGGCAAAGTCAATCACAAAGGGGAAGTCGGGCGGCAGTTCCAGCGGGGTGGTGGTGAGCCACTGGCGGCGGATGGGGTCAATGGGGATCTCCACACCCGCCATTTTGCCGACAAGGCCGGCCCACGGCCCGGCCGCGTTGACCACGATGGGCGTGGCAATGGTGCCGCGGTTGGTTTCCACGCCCACGACCTTGCCGCCTTCCACTTGAATGCCGGTCACTTCCACATCGGTGAGGGTCTTTGCCCCCAACTGCCGCGCCCGCTGGGTATAGCCCATGACCACGCCGTTGGGGTCCACCAGGCCGTCTTTGGGGTTGAAGGTCGCGGCCAGTGCATCGTCCCAGCGCATCATCGGCAGGCGCTTGCGGACGTCGTCGCCGCTCCACCATTCGGTGTTCACGCCCAGGCGGTGCTGCAGGGCAACCACTTCCTTGAAGGTGGCGACGTCTCTTTCGTTGGTGAGCACGAAAAGGTAGCCAATTTGGCGGTAGTCAATGGGGTAGCCGATCTCCTCGGGGAAGCGTTCCAGCATGGGCAGGCTTTCCAGCGAAAGGCGGATGTTGATTTCGGTGGAAAACTGGTAACGCACGCCGCCTGCGCAGCGCCCCGTTGCGCCGAGGCCGAAAAACGATTCCTTTTCCAGCAGCACAACGCCTTTCTGGCCGCGCGCCGCGAGGTGATAGGCAATGCTCGCGCCCATCACCCCGCCGCCAACGATGACGATTTCGGCAGTTTTTGGGAAGTCGGTCATGGAAGCCTCCAAGGGAAATTAAGAGTTGCGAGTTGTGAAAACGCCGATGCACCGGACACCGGAACACTTGACACTAAGACACTTAAAACGCCACTTCCTTCCCCAATCCTTGCGCTTTTGCGTTTCGCAGCGCGACTTGAGAAGCCATGGCATCCTGCACGGCCACGCCTACGGACTTGAAGAAGGTGATTTGGGCTTCGCTGGTGC
The window above is part of the Chloroflexota bacterium genome. Proteins encoded here:
- a CDS encoding long-chain fatty acid--CoA ligase; this translates as MENRPWFRHYDEGVPFHIDYPPVPLFHFLEEDARKYPNRPATIFKGAKITYRELNDLTDRLAAGLYDLGIRKGDRVGLFMPNTPQFVMAYFAILKVGGVVVATNPLYSPREIEHQLNDAGVEYMVVMSNYYERIKEVQPKTQLKRLVVTNLKETLPPVLRFLFTLTQEKKGGFRVTLRDNDVWMQDLIAAHQPADRPKVAVGPEDVALFQYTGGTTGLSKGAVALHRNLVANTLQIKNWVPNLEEGNEVVLMAIPLFHVYGMVSGMLFGIASGATLVMVPDPRNLKDVLGNIQKYHASIFPGVPTLYNAINNYPEVVAGKYDLSSIKVCISGSAPLMRETKEKFEALTGGKVFEGYGLSEAPTATHCNPVLGENRTGSIGLPLPDVDAKIISLDDGKTELPTGEVGELVIHGPQVMKGYHNMPTETANVLRQWEDGQVWLFTGDIAYMDEDGYFYIVDRKKEVIKPGGYQVWPREVEEVIAAHPDVLEVAVAGIPDPYRGETVKAWIVPKPGKSLTAEEIKTWCRDRLAKFKVPTHVEFRNELPKTTVGKILRRELVRQHLEAEQQEKNG
- a CDS encoding cold-shock protein; the encoded protein is MSERYIGTVKWFNATKGFGFIGREDGEDVFVHYSAIQMDGYRSLEEGQKVEFSIEQGPKGLQAANVVPL
- a CDS encoding aminopeptidase P family protein, giving the protein MHPRQRRLQAALQRAQLDALALNPGPSLVYLTGLRFHLMERPVVAFFTATGQQTIVLPRLEAPKVADRGDIQPFFYDEDPAHWHDAFRSAMEALGLQQARIGVEPDRLRVLELRFLEAAAPHAVFPSAAKIIAALRVSKDAEEIAAMEYAVHIAQEALTATLQTFRVGMTEKALAAELVAQLLRHGSEPELPFQPIVAAGPNSANPHAVPTDRPIQPGDLLIIDWGATHQGYFSDLTRTFAIGEVDEELAHIAAIVQQANAAGREAARPGIPAGEVDKAARGVIAAAGYGGYFTHRTGHGLGMDAHERPFIFADNDEALRPGMVFTVEPGIYLPGRGGARVEDDVVITADGARSLSDFPRGLQRLG
- a CDS encoding DUF3592 domain-containing protein — encoded protein: MGTSCWWLAQAAAGVLALFGIALVGWYGYTCRQASASRRWPTAVGTITEAEVQKSVEVIRSRMHRVFASRPEVYFVVVKYAYSVLGKPYEGYR
- the folD gene encoding bifunctional methylenetetrahydrofolate dehydrogenase/methenyltetrahydrofolate cyclohydrolase FolD produces the protein MTAKIIDGKAVAERIRAQIAAEVQQRVGNGLPRPGLATVLVGDNPASQIYVRMKHKACEQVGINSFGYELPADASQEEVEALVERLNADPAIHGILVQLPLPAGLDEEKVLGRIRLEKDVDGFHPLNIGRLAQKGREPLFVPCTPAGIMVLLEEAGVTLEGARAVVLGRSNIVGMPVSLLLLRRNATVTVCHSRTRDLPAVTREADVLIAAVGRAAMVRGDWVKPGAVVIDVGVNRVEDPTAKKGYRLVGDVAFEEVKEIAAAITPVPGGVGPMTIAMLLKNTLRAAKLVD
- a CDS encoding CinA family nicotinamide mononucleotide deamidase-related protein, giving the protein MPSAEILTIGTELLLGEIVDTNSRYIARRLRDAGIDLYRTTTVGDNAARIAQAVREALDRADIVITTGGLGPTVDDPTRQAVADAVGVPLEFRPELWKAIQERFAQYGRQPTENNRRQAFIPQGAQAIHNPVGTAPAFAVETPDGVVISLPGVPREMEYLFTHEVLPYLQRRFNLRGVILARVLHTAGMPESALDEQIGDLERLSNPTVGLLAHPGQVDIRITAKAESEEVAQEMIAEVEAELRRRLGTRIYGADGETLESVLSKQFAALGLTFTVLEAGLGGLLLQRVGHVAGFLGGKMEADPLSPEVLATRTRACCDVREADWAVGVSLFPAEGANRCHVVLARPEGDELREFHFGGPPQMAPNWATNMVLNLLRRRLLEMEDTP
- a CDS encoding FAD-binding oxidoreductase yields the protein MTDFPKTAEIVIVGGGVMGASIAYHLAARGQKGVVLLEKESFFGLGATGRCAGGVRYQFSTEINIRLSLESLPMLERFPEEIGYPIDYRQIGYLFVLTNERDVATFKEVVALQHRLGVNTEWWSGDDVRKRLPMMRWDDALAATFNPKDGLVDPNGVVMGYTQRARQLGAKTLTDVEVTGIQVEGGKVVGVETNRGTIATPIVVNAAGPWAGLVGKMAGVEIPIDPIRRQWLTTTPLELPPDFPFVIDFAQSLYFHPEGEGLLTGMSNPNEKPGFSQVVDPDWELVHMEAAIERFPLLERAGAVSRVAGLYEVTPDAHPIFGKTPVEGFYVCAGFSGHGFMHGPVAGKLMTEIILDGQAKTVDVSTLDLARFTEGRLIEEYNVV